One region of Mycobacterium riyadhense genomic DNA includes:
- the rsmG gene encoding 16S rRNA (guanine(527)-N(7))-methyltransferase RsmG has protein sequence MFHVKHAGRYERAEPNCSAVPDAAAAAFGPRLELAHRYAALLADAGVERGLLGPREINRLWDRHLLNCAAIGELLDPGDRVVDIGSGAGLPGLPLAIARPDLRVVLVEPLLRRTDFLHEAVADLGLAVEVVRGRAEESSVRDRLGESDAVVSRAVAALDKLTKWSMPLLRQDGRMLAIKGERASDEVREHRRVMAALGAVDVRVVTCGANYLNPPATVVWARRGGQARHKPA, from the coding sequence ATGTTTCACGTGAAACATGCCGGGCGTTATGAGCGGGCGGAGCCGAACTGCTCCGCTGTGCCGGACGCCGCAGCCGCAGCCTTCGGGCCACGACTCGAACTTGCGCACCGGTACGCCGCGTTGCTGGCGGACGCCGGCGTGGAGCGCGGACTTCTAGGACCCCGCGAAATCAACCGGTTGTGGGATCGGCACCTACTCAACTGCGCCGCGATCGGCGAACTGCTCGATCCAGGCGACCGGGTGGTGGATATCGGCAGCGGCGCCGGATTGCCAGGGCTGCCCTTGGCGATCGCCAGGCCCGACCTACGCGTGGTCCTTGTGGAGCCGTTATTGCGCCGGACCGACTTTCTTCATGAGGCGGTAGCCGATCTCGGGCTGGCGGTCGAGGTGGTGCGCGGACGTGCTGAGGAGTCGTCGGTACGCGACCGGCTGGGCGAAAGCGATGCCGTCGTCTCCCGGGCGGTGGCAGCGTTGGACAAGCTGACGAAGTGGAGCATGCCGTTGCTAAGGCAGGACGGGCGGATGCTTGCGATCAAGGGAGAGCGCGCCTCCGACGAAGTCCGAGAGCACCGGCGTGTGATGGCCGCGTTGGGGGCCGTCGATGTCAGGGTAGTGACATGTGGCGCGAACTATTTGAATCCGCCCGCAACCGTGGTCTGGGCGCGACGCGGAGGGCAGGCGCGACACAAGCCGGCATGA
- a CDS encoding protein jag produces the protein MTDADTTELDSDLEGDAQTMTGEAAAAEGGAEEPDDLEERLVAEGEIAGDYLEELLDLLDFDGDIDLDVEGNRAVVSIDGSDDLNKLVGRGGEVLDALQELTRLAVHQKTGVRSRLMLDIASWRRRRREELATLGDKVARRVAETGEREELAPMTPFERKIVHDAVAAVPGVHSESEGAEPSRRVVVLRD, from the coding sequence ATGACTGACGCCGACACCACCGAGCTCGACAGCGACCTCGAGGGCGACGCTCAGACAATGACCGGCGAGGCCGCGGCGGCGGAAGGCGGTGCTGAGGAGCCGGACGACTTGGAGGAGAGGTTGGTCGCCGAGGGCGAGATCGCCGGCGACTATCTGGAGGAGCTGTTGGACCTGCTGGACTTCGACGGCGACATCGACTTGGACGTCGAGGGCAACCGCGCGGTGGTGAGCATCGACGGCAGCGACGACCTGAACAAGTTGGTGGGCCGCGGGGGCGAAGTGCTCGACGCTTTGCAGGAACTTACCCGGCTGGCGGTGCATCAGAAGACCGGCGTGCGCAGCCGGTTGATGCTCGACATCGCGAGCTGGCGTCGGCGTCGCCGCGAAGAATTGGCCACGCTCGGCGACAAGGTCGCGCGGCGGGTGGCCGAGACGGGTGAACGCGAGGAGCTCGCTCCGATGACGCCGTTCGAGCGCAAGATCGTCCACGACGCGGTCGCCGCGGTGCCCGGTGTACACAGCGAAAGCGAGGGCGCGGAGCCGTCGCGGCGCGTTGTTGTGCTGCGCGACTAA